The Gemmatimonadaceae bacterium DNA segment CGTGATGATTTCGACGTTCGGGACACTGAACGCCGTGCTGTTCACCAGCCCGCGCATCTTCTTCGCGATGGCGGCGGACGGGCTGTTCTTCAAGCAGGTGGCGTCGGTGCACGGTAGCTGGGGCACGCCGTGGGTGGCCATCGTGATGACGGCGACGCTGGGTGCGCTCTTCGTGCTGCTGCGGACCTTTGAACAATTGGCGGACGCCTTCGTGACGGCATTCCTGCCGTTCTACTTCTTGGCGGTGGCCTCGATCTTCCGCCTGCGCCGCCGGCCGGATTACCAGCCGTCGTTCCGCGTGCCGTGGTATCCGCTGGTGCCGGCGCTGTTCATGTGCGCCGTGCTCTACCTACTGGGCAACGCGCTGATCAGCCCCGACAGCCGCTGGCAGACGGCGGGTGTTCTCGGCGCCTGTTTGATCGGTTTGCCGGTGTATTCGTTGACCGTGGGCCGCCGCCGGTAACGGTTCGGTAGCCTCCGGCCTCCGTCGGTTGACGGGGGTGCGGCGGGGCGGCGAGCTTCGCACTATATTTTCGTCGGCTTTACAGCGCCGGACCGACCCCCGGGTCTGGAGGCGCACCGCTGGTTCCCACCCCACAGAGGAAACCCCAATGAAGCGTTGGATCCTCCGGTTGACGTTTGCACTGGCCGCGATGGCCGCCGCTGCGTCTGCCACCATCGTCTCCGCGCAGGTGACCACGGGCCAGATCCGTGGCATCGTGACGGACGGCGAGAACCGCCCCCTCGAGGGCGCGCGCATCACCGCAGTGCACCTGCCCTCCGGCACCCAATACGTGGGTGCCACTCGGGCGGATGGACGCTTCAACATCCCCGGTATGCGCGTCGGCGGCCCCTACAGCGTCGCGGCGACGATGATCGGCTTCGCACGCCAGAGCCGCGACGACATCGAGGTGGTCCTCGGTGCCTCGGCCGACCTGATCTTCAAGATGGACGCGGTGGCCACCCAGCTCAGCGCCGTGACCGTGACCTCGGAAGGTGGCGAGCTCAGCTCGACCCGCACCGGCGCGGCCACCAACGTGCGTCGCGAGGCACTGGAGCAGTTGCCGACGATCACGCGTCGCCTGGCGGACTTCACCCGCCTCACGCCGCAGGCCAGCGGCAACAACTTCGCCGGCCAGGACAACCGCCTCAACAACATCACGGTTGACGGTGCGGCGTTCAATAACTCGTTCGGCCTCGGCGGCCAGCCGGGTGACCGCACGCAGGTCTCGCCGATCTCGCTCGACGCGATCGAGGCGGTGCAGGTGAACATCGCGCCCTACGACGTGCGCCAGGGCGGCTTCGTCGGCGCCGCGGTGAACACCGTCACCCGCTCCGGCACGAACGAGTTCTCGGGCTCGCTGTACTACAACGTGCGCGACCAGGACTATGTGGGCCGTACCGCCGGTCGTAGCACCTTCAACCCCGGCACCTTCAGCTTCGACCAGATCGGCTTCCGCCTCGGCGGCCCGATCATCAAGGACAAGCTCTTCTTCTTCGTCTCGTACGAGTCGGACGAGAACACCGCGCCGGGCAACACCTTCCTGCCGCGCGAGGCGGGCCAGACGGCCGCCGGCAACATCACGCGTGTGCTGCGATCCGACCTGCAGAACGTGCGCGACACGCTGATTACGCTCTTCGGCTACAACCCGGGCCAGTTCGAAGGCTATCCGGGCGCCACGCCGTCGGCGCGCCTCACCACGCGCATCGACTACGCGCTGAGCGACCGCAACAAGTTCTCCTTCCGTTACTCCTCGCTGGACTCCGAGACCGACGTGCTGGTCTCGACCTCCAGCTCCCTGGGCTTCGGCCGCACGCGCAACCAGGGGATGAGCTATACCGGTTCCAACTACACGATTCTCGAGAACATCCGCTCGTACGCCGCGGAGTGGAACTCGCTGATCACGGACCGGATGAGCAACCAGATGATCTTCACGTACACCAAGCAGGACGAGTCGCGTGGAGCCATCAGCAACCTGTTCCCCTTCGTGGACATCCTCGACGGGGGGCAGACCTACATCTCGTTCGGTTCCGAGCCCTTCACGCCGAACAACGAGCTGCGCTACAGCACCTGGCAGCTGCAGAACAACTTCACGATCTACGGGAACCGCCACGACCTGACCTTCGGCCTCAACATCGAGGGCTATGAGTCGGAGAACGTGTTCTTCCCGGGCAAGCAGAGCGCGTATGTGTACAACTCGCTGCAAGACTTCTACGATGACGCTCGCGGATTCGTGGATGCGTGCGGAACGGGAGCTGCAGCCCAGACGTGCTCGGCCTACGCTGCATCGCCGGCCGGTGTCGGGCCGCGCCGCTTCCAGGTGCGCTACGCCAACATCGCCGGGATGGAGAAGCCGGTCCAGCCGCTGGAAGTCAACTTTATGGGCGCCTACGTGCAGGATGAGTACCGCGTCGGTCGCGGCCTCACCCTCACCGGCGGCCTGCGTGTGGACGTCGTGAGCTTCGGCAACACGGCGGAGGAGAACACACAGGTCAACTCGTATACGTTCCGGGACGAGAACGGCAACAACGTGCAGTACAGCACGGCCAAGCTGCCGGATGCCACGCCACTCTTCTCGCCGCGCCTCGGCTTCAACTGGGATATGCGCGGCAACGGCCGTTCCGTCGTGCGCGGCGGCAGCGGCATCTTCACCGGCCGCCCGGCCTACGTCTGGATCTCCAACCAGATCGGAAACAACGGCATCCTGACCGGCTTCATCCAAGCGGACGGTCCGGGCGGGTCCGAGCTGACCACTCGTCCGTTCCATCCGAACCCCGACCACTACAAGCCGGCTACGGTGACGGGTGCGCCGGCCGCGTCCTACGAACTGGCCCTCACCGACAAGAACTTCAAGTTCCCGCAGGTGTGGCGCTCCAATCTCGCGATGGACCATCGATTCGAGAACGGCTGGCTCACCACGGTCGAGTTCATCTGGGGCCGTGACGTGAACGGCATCTATTACATCAACGCCAACCTGCCAGCGCCGGATGCTGCCTTCACGGGCCCGGGTGCCCGTCCGCGCTGGTTGTCAGACAAGTGCCCGGCCACGACGAACGAGCGCGAAACGAACCGCATCAATTGCAACATTACCAGCGCAATCGTCCTCAAGAACCAGAACGTCGGCCAGACGTATAACGCCGCCATCTCCCTTGAGCGCGCGTACCGCAACGGCTTCTACACCAAGCTTGCCACGGCCTACGGCACCGCCACCAACACCGTGGACGCGGGATCCATCGCCTTCGGTTCGTGGAACAACAACCAGCACACCGGCAACCCCAACCTCCCCGGCCTCGGTGACGGTGCCGGATATCAGGGCCGCCGCTCCTGGATCGTGAGCTCCTACACGCGGGATTGGTTCGGCTGGGGCAACACCACGATCTCGGCCTTCCTTGAGAACTTCCAGGTCGGCCAGACCAGCTACGTCTTCGGTGGAGACCTCAACGGTGACGGCGGCACCTCGAACGACCTGATTTACGTGCCGCGCGACCAGTCGGAGATGAACTTCGCGCCGATCACCGGTGCGACGCCGTTCACGCCGGCTCAGCAGGCGGCGGCCTGGGATGCCTATATCGAACAGGACCCGCACCTCCGCACCCGTCGCGGCCAGTTCGCCCGCCGCGGTGGCCTCAAGCTGCCGCAGGTGACGCGGATGGACCTCAGCGCCTCGCAGGACCTGAGCGCGCTGTTCGGCGGAAAGAAGAACTCGCTCCAGGTCCGTGTGGACATCCTGAACTTCACGAATATGCTCAACAGTGACTGGGGTCTTGCCCAGTTTGCCGTGAACAACGCGCCACTGATTCCGCGTTCGTTCCAGACCACGGGAACGGTTGGCGGTGTGGCGTGCACGGTCGTCGCGCCCTGTAACGGACCGGCCGACGGTACCGGTGCCGCGATCTACACGATGCGCGTCATCAACGGCCAGTTGCAGAACCGCACCTTCCAGAAGTCGGCGAACACCAACGACGTCTGGCGTATGCAGCTCGGCCTCCGCTACACGTTCAACTAAGCCCAGTTCCCGCTCGGCAGACCGCCCCGTCAACCGTCACGGTTGCCGGGGCGGTCTCGTTTCCGGGGGGAGAGGGAACGGCAATTCACCACAGAGGGCACAGAGGGCACAGAGAACTGCGCCGGAGAGCGGTGCTGGCGGTGCGAGAACGGCAACCGCGAATCAACGCAGAGGCGCAGAGGACGCAGAGCACTACAACTGCCACTGCAAAAGCTTTGGGGGTCCGCGCGGATGCATCCGCGCGGACCCCCAAGTACTCGCAGTTGCACTGCTCTGCGATCTCTGCGCCTCTGCGTTGAAGGCAGTTGCGGTTCTCTGTGCCCTCTGTGGTGAAAAGCCGTTCCCTCTCCCCCTCAGAAGATCGACAGCTTGATGTACTTCCGCGGATTCCGCTGGAAGTCCGCCGTCAACGAATCGAGCCGCGTCAGCAGCGCCCGCGTATCGCGGTAGAGCCCCGCATCGTTGAGCAGCAGGCCCGCCGAGCCCTCGCCGCCCTCGAGCTTCGCCAGCACGCCGTTGAGCTGCTCCGTCGTGGCCCGCAGGTCACCCGCCAAGCTCCCCATCGCCGTCGCGGCGCCGGCCAGCGCCTTCACGGTACTGTCGACGCTGGCGGAGTCCACCGCGCTCACCACGCGCCGCACCGCCGCCTGCGTGCGCGACAGCTCCTCGGACTGCACCGCCGCGATGGTCGTCAGCTGGGCCAAGAAGCGATTCGCGTTCTGCACCGTCGCCCGCAGCTCGCGCAGCCCGCCATCCTGCACCAGGTCCCGGTTGAGCGCCGCCGTCAGCGACTGCAGGTCGCTGCCGATGGAATCCACGCGCGCCAGCACGTCGCCGATCTGCACCGACGGCGGGCCCGCCGGGATCGTGTCACCCTGCGAGAAGTCCTCCAGCGTCAGCGGTCCCTCGGGGTTCACGGTCACCATCATATCGCCGAACACGCCGTTGGGGACGATGCGCGCGATGGCGTTGCGCGGCACCTGGTAGCGCTTGTTGATGCGCATCGTGACGAGCAGCGTGCCCTCGCGCCGGAACGCCACGTCGGACACATACCCCACGGACACGCCCGAGAGCAGCACGGGCTGGCCGGGCCGTAGTCCGGCGCCCCACTCGAACACCGAGTACACCGGATAACCCGGCGCGATGCCGCCGCGGGCCAGCAACAGGGAGCCGAGCACCCCGAGCACCAACGCCAGGGTGGCCACGATTCCCACGAGGACTTCGTCGCGACGCTTCATTAGGCCTGAAGATACGGGGCGAGGAGGACGGCCGTGATGGCGTCCAGGATCAGGATGGCGATGGACGACACCACGACGGCCTTGGCCGTGCTCTGGCCGACGCCCTCGGCGCCGCCCCGCGTGGTGTAGCCCTCGTAGGTGCAGAGGAAGGCGATCGCAGCCCCGAAGAGCGTCGCCTTGATCAACGAGTACGTCACCTGGAACTGGTCGTAGCCCAGGCGCACCCCTTCCATAAACTGCGCGTACTTCACGTCGGTGATCGTCACCGCCGCCATCAGGCCGCTGAGCACGCCGAAGACGTCGGCGAACACCGTCAGGATCGGCAGCATAATCACCGCCGCGATGATGCGTGGGATAATCAGGTAGGCCACCGGGTCGAAGGCCAGGGTCTCCAAGGCATCGATCTGCTCGGTGACCCGCATCGTCGCGATCTCGGCGGTCATCTTCGCGCCGACTCGTCCCGCGAGCACCAAGCCCGTGAGCAACGGCCCTGTCTCGAGGATCACGATCTGCCGCGAGCTGAGGCCCACGATGCTGAGCTGGATGCCCGGAAACAGCTGGTAGCGGATCTGGATCGTGATCACGCCGCCGATGAAGGCGGCCACCATAATCGCCAGGGGCAGGGAATCCACGCCGATGGTGCGCATCTGGTGGAAGACCTCGCGGCTCCAGGTGCGGCCTTCCTTGAGCGCACGGCCCAATTCGCGGAAGAACAGCACCCGCGCCCCGATGCCCCCGAACAG contains these protein-coding regions:
- a CDS encoding TonB-dependent receptor, which codes for MKRWILRLTFALAAMAAAASATIVSAQVTTGQIRGIVTDGENRPLEGARITAVHLPSGTQYVGATRADGRFNIPGMRVGGPYSVAATMIGFARQSRDDIEVVLGASADLIFKMDAVATQLSAVTVTSEGGELSSTRTGAATNVRREALEQLPTITRRLADFTRLTPQASGNNFAGQDNRLNNITVDGAAFNNSFGLGGQPGDRTQVSPISLDAIEAVQVNIAPYDVRQGGFVGAAVNTVTRSGTNEFSGSLYYNVRDQDYVGRTAGRSTFNPGTFSFDQIGFRLGGPIIKDKLFFFVSYESDENTAPGNTFLPREAGQTAAGNITRVLRSDLQNVRDTLITLFGYNPGQFEGYPGATPSARLTTRIDYALSDRNKFSFRYSSLDSETDVLVSTSSSLGFGRTRNQGMSYTGSNYTILENIRSYAAEWNSLITDRMSNQMIFTYTKQDESRGAISNLFPFVDILDGGQTYISFGSEPFTPNNELRYSTWQLQNNFTIYGNRHDLTFGLNIEGYESENVFFPGKQSAYVYNSLQDFYDDARGFVDACGTGAAAQTCSAYAASPAGVGPRRFQVRYANIAGMEKPVQPLEVNFMGAYVQDEYRVGRGLTLTGGLRVDVVSFGNTAEENTQVNSYTFRDENGNNVQYSTAKLPDATPLFSPRLGFNWDMRGNGRSVVRGGSGIFTGRPAYVWISNQIGNNGILTGFIQADGPGGSELTTRPFHPNPDHYKPATVTGAPAASYELALTDKNFKFPQVWRSNLAMDHRFENGWLTTVEFIWGRDVNGIYYINANLPAPDAAFTGPGARPRWLSDKCPATTNERETNRINCNITSAIVLKNQNVGQTYNAAISLERAYRNGFYTKLATAYGTATNTVDAGSIAFGSWNNNQHTGNPNLPGLGDGAGYQGRRSWIVSSYTRDWFGWGNTTISAFLENFQVGQTSYVFGGDLNGDGGTSNDLIYVPRDQSEMNFAPITGATPFTPAQQAAAWDAYIEQDPHLRTRRGQFARRGGLKLPQVTRMDLSASQDLSALFGGKKNSLQVRVDILNFTNMLNSDWGLAQFAVNNAPLIPRSFQTTGTVGGVACTVVAPCNGPADGTGAAIYTMRVINGQLQNRTFQKSANTNDVWRMQLGLRYTFN
- a CDS encoding MCE family protein; amino-acid sequence: MKRRDEVLVGIVATLALVLGVLGSLLLARGGIAPGYPVYSVFEWGAGLRPGQPVLLSGVSVGYVSDVAFRREGTLLVTMRINKRYQVPRNAIARIVPNGVFGDMMVTVNPEGPLTLEDFSQGDTIPAGPPSVQIGDVLARVDSIGSDLQSLTAALNRDLVQDGGLRELRATVQNANRFLAQLTTIAAVQSEELSRTQAAVRRVVSAVDSASVDSTVKALAGAATAMGSLAGDLRATTEQLNGVLAKLEGGEGSAGLLLNDAGLYRDTRALLTRLDSLTADFQRNPRKYIKLSIF
- a CDS encoding ABC transporter permease produces the protein MPRTGLRFFRGMGRSAMALFGGIGARVLFFRELGRALKEGRTWSREVFHQMRTIGVDSLPLAIMVAAFIGGVITIQIRYQLFPGIQLSIVGLSSRQIVILETGPLLTGLVLAGRVGAKMTAEIATMRVTEQIDALETLAFDPVAYLIIPRIIAAVIMLPILTVFADVFGVLSGLMAAVTITDVKYAQFMEGVRLGYDQFQVTYSLIKATLFGAAIAFLCTYEGYTTRGGAEGVGQSTAKAVVVSSIAILILDAITAVLLAPYLQA